Below is a genomic region from Fervidobacterium sp..
TCTTTCTACGACAAAGATCTCTGGACTAATGGATTCTTCAAGAGCTTTTATTAACTCTTTTGAACCGCTTTTTTGATAAATCTCATCCGCGTCTTTTCCTTCTCGGAAATTTGCAATTGCTACATTAAAACCTTCATTAAGGATCATTTCAATGCTTTTTAAAGTTGCCTTTACACCAGCAGCATCATTATCAAATGCCAGCAATATGTTTTTTGTATATTTCTTCAATTTTAAAATATGTGCCCTTGTTAATGCAGTTCCAAGGGTAGCCACGGTATTTTTGATACCTGCTCTGTGAAATGCAAGTGCATCAAAGTAACCCTCGCATATGACAACATAGTCTACATTTTTTATGTACTCGCGTGCCTGATCAAACAAAAAAAGTATCCAGGATTTCTTGAAAATCATAGTATCCTGGGAATTAATGTACTTTGGTACACCTTCTCCAACCAACCTACCACCAAAAGCTATTATCCTACCATAATCATCTTTTATAGGTATGATTATCCTTCCAGAAAATGGATCAGTGTTGAGAAAACCAAAAGCTTGGAGATCTTCTTTTGAAATACCTAAGCTTTTAGCTACTTTTTGTGGAAAGTATGAATTTATCGGAGAATATCCAAATTCGTACAACGATATCTCTCTTTCAGAAAACCCACGTTTGTACAGATATTCTATAACGTTACTTGATTTTCTCAGTGAATTTAAATATTCCTGATGTAGCAATTTGTAAAAAGAATAGTACAATCTACGTTTCTCATCTTCTTCGTCTATATCGATATCAACACCTGCTCGTTCAGCTAACTTTTTAACAGCCTCAGTGTAAGATATATTTTCGATTTCCTGGACAAATTTCACTACATCACCCGAGGCACCGCATCCAAAACAGTGATACATATTTTTAGCTGGGCTTACATAAAAAGATGGCGATGTTTCTAAGTGAAACGGGCAAAGGCCCCTGTAATTAGCACCTACTTTTTGCAAATTGACATATTCAGATACGACTTCAACGATGTCGTTTTTTTCTTTCACAAGTTCAATAATCTGCCTTTTTATCATCAAAATCATCTCAACATTTTAAAATTAAAGGTAGCAGATGGAATAACCCATCTGCCACCAAGACGTTGAAGGAAAAATTGAAACATTCCAGAGTAGGAAATTAACGTTTGGAGAATTGTGGAGCCCTTCTTGACTTTTTGAGACCGTATTTCTTTCTCTCGACCATCCTTGGGTCTCTTGTGAGAAATCCTTTGTCTCTCAGCATTTTCCTCAAATCTGGATTATAACTTACAAGTGCTCTTGCTAATCCAAGCCTAACAGCACCTGCTTGACCGTTTTTACCTCCACCATTTACTCTGATAAGTACATCAAAATTATTTTCAAGACCAAACATCTTAAGAGGTTCTATAGCATGAAGTGTCCATACTTTATTTTCAAAATATTCATTAAAATCGCTGTATTGTTTACCATTAATTTCTATTTTACCAGAACCTGGCTTAAGATAAACTCGAGCTGTAGAGGTCTTCCTTCTACCTGTTCCCATGTAAACATTTGCCATTTATTTCCCTCCCCTCTTAACTTAAAGCAGTTCAATTTTCTCGGGTTTTTGAGCAGTATGTGGATGATTTTCTCCTGCGTAAACTTTAAGTCTCTTAAATTGATGTCTTCCGAGTATAGTTTTTGGCATCATTCTTTTAACTGCTAACTCAACAACCCTCTCTGGGTATTTTTCAATTAGTTGCCTTGCAGTTTGAGATTTCAAACCGCCAGGATAACCGGAATGGTGATAGTAAACTTTCTGATTTAATTTCTTACCTGTTAGTTTTACTTTATCAGCATTTATTACAACCACAAAGTTCCCGTTATCAAGGTGTGGAGACCACGTAGGTTCATTTTTACCTTGTAATAAAAGTGCTATTCTTGTGGCTAAACGACCAAGTGGTTTATCAGTAGCATCCACAAGGTACCATTTTTTCTCTACTTTTGGAAAAGATGTCTTCTGTACAGGAAATGGCCTTGCCATTCTTCTTTCCTCCCTTCAACAATTCCTATATTTTACCCTTCAAAGATCTTTTCAACACGCTTTCTAATGAATGCATTCACAACCGAGTCTATGGAAAACTTAATTGCGTTAAAACCAGCTATCCACGGAAGAAGTTTCAAAGTATCTTCAAATGATATTTTCCAATAAACTGGGACAACTATCATATTTAGGAGCATCATTACACCGGTAGCGATAAAAACACCATTTATGTAAGCTATTATCTCAAAAACCCTATTTTTTCGCCATCTGTACGTTAAAACAGTCGGTAAAAGATATGAAGCTCCAGCTACAAAATTCATGATGATTCCAACTATATCTGCAGATTTTAATAGATAAAACATCAGATCTTTTATCGCCAAAACCAAGATACCATCTGAAAGTCCGAATATGAACCCAGCTAAGAGTGGTAAAATGTCACTTGGATCGTATTTTAAAAAATTAACAGCGGGAAATATTGGAAACTCTAAAAACATCAAACCTGTAGCTAAAGCTGACATTATACCAATTGTGGCAATTCTTGTTGTTGATTTTTTCATGAATTTGAACTTTCCTCCTGAAAAATCAAGTCTAATTGTAAATTGATAAATTTATTCCTCGACAACCACAACATACTTTCTGTTGTTCTTTGTAATAAATTTAACAATACCGTCTTTGAGCGCAAAGAGTGTAAAATCCCTACCCATTCCAACATTTTGACCGGGCCAAAACTTCGTGCCTCTTTGTCTAATTATTATGTTACCTGCAGCAACCTTCTGACCATCAAAACGTTTTACACCCAAATATTTTGGATTACTGTCTCTTCCATTTCTTCCTGCACCACTTGCTTTTGCAAAAAGTTGTATGTTAATGCGCATCATCATTCACCTCCAAATGTATATAGTTTGAAAATTGCTCGGCTAAATCTTTCAGTGTTTCCAAAAGTTCTGCTGCAAATCTTTGGGACAATGCACAATTTGGTATGTTCCAAACCTTCAGATATCCATCTTTTATATCTACAAGTGCTCCCTCTTTTTTTAAAGCCTTTGCTGTATGCTGAGTTACAGTACTCACAGCCGCACATACTATGTCTTTACCTTTTACATTGTATTGTGCATGACCGCTAATTTGAAATTCTTTAAAAATACCATCTGATACAAAGAACTTGCATTTAATCATAGGTCATTTTATTTCAATTTTTTCAATTTTAACAGTGGTGTACCACTGTCTATGACCTTTTATTGTTTTGTGTCCTTTTCTTGGTATGAACTGTCCCACAAGGATCTTTCTTGCTCTTGCATGCTCAACAACAGTTCCAGTAACAACAACATTTCTTAAGTATGGTTTACCAACTAATACTTTTCCGTCATCAGTTTTCAGCATAACAACTTTGTCAAGCGTTACCTGTTCTCCTTGTGCAACACCAGTAATCTTTTCCGTGTGTAAAAGTCCACCAACTTCTACTTTGTACTGTTTTCCTCCACTTTCCACAATAGCGTACACAACCTTCACCTCCTATGTTTTACAGGTACTAAAACACGTAGGTTTAGAGACGTGCGGGGATATCTCTAAACCATTTATAACGCGTTTTATGTACCTTTTTGTTTCTGTATAGTGCATTCACTATTTTACCACTTTGAGATGTTTTGTAAAATAATTTTCTGTTACTAATCTTTAATTTTATGTTACTTACTCATGAGTTACTGAGATGTCTCGGTGTTTTTCGAGGTATTACATTTAATATGATGACTTTTTATTGAAAAATATAATTATGTTTGATTTTTGTAGAATTATATGTTAAAATATAAGCAAGTTACAAAACTAAAAAATAACCAATTACATCTTTTCAGCACAAGGAGGATAGGTAGTATGGAAATTTTAAAGGTCAGTTCAAAGTCAAACCCAAATAAGGTAGCAGGTGCTATTGTTGGTTCACTGAAAAAAAACGGCAGAGTTGAAATTCAAGCCATCGGTGCAGGAGCGGTTAACCAAGCTTCTAAAGCCCTCGCTATAGCAAGGAGATTTTTGGAACAGGAGAAGCTTGATCTTTATGCAGTTCCAGCGTTCATTGAAATCCAAATAGGTAACGAAGCAAGAACTGGTATCTCATTTAAAGTTTACATGAAAGAATAAGAGGAATTTTTTATAGAAGGAATCATAATAATTTGGTTGAGAATTCAATGGAAGGTACAATGGAGGCATTTGCGGAAGAACTAAAAATTATAGCAGAGGCTTGTTTGAATGATGAAAGGATACTTGAGATAATAAAAAATATATCGAATATGTCCGAAGAAGAGCGCATCAATTTTAAAAGCAAAGTGCTTAAATACTTTATGAAAAAAAACTCACCAGAAGACATGGAAGCTTACAACTTTTATAAAATAATTCTCACCGAAAACAACGCAAAGAAAGTAATTGATATTTATTACTGTTTTCTTGGAAAAAAGTAGTATAATAATGGTGCCAATTGGGCACCTTTTTTTGACAAATTTGTTTTCAAAGATGAAAAATATAAGGAAGAAAGAGGTGGTAACTTGAAAGTTGGTGGACAAGCTGTTATAGACGGTGTTCTGATGATGGGCAAAAAGATTGTCGTTGCTGTTAGAAAGCACGATGGAAGTGTTGAAGTTTTGAATTTAGGCGTTTCGAATAACGCAAAAAGATGGATGAAAATTCCATTTTTAAGAGGATTATTTAGTTTGTTTTATTCACTTTATTTTGGTATAAAGGCAATAAATTTGAGTGCAGAGATATCGTCTGACGAAAAAATGAAAAAAAGTGAATCGTTTTTTTCTATCTTATTATCTATTGCCCTTGCTATAGGCTTATTCATAGTGGTACCAGCCTATCTTACACGTTGGTTTGGTTTCAAAGATAATGAAATTTTGTTTTCAATCGTTGATGGTTTTGTAAGACTTGGAATATTTTTAGTTTACGTATACATAATTTCATTATTCAAAGACGTTAAAGATGTTTTTAGATATCACGGAGCTGAACACAAAGCAGTTCATGTATACGAACATGGCGAGGAATTAACTGTTGAAAATGCAAGGAAGTATTCTACAATTCATCCTCGTTGTGGTACGAACTTTGTAATGATTTTTCTTGTAATTGCAATAGTTATCCACAGTTTGTTTGGTTTACTCGGACCACTTAACATGCTAAAGAGAATACTTTTAAGGATATTTGTGTTACCTATAATTGCGGGGGTATCGTACGAGCTGTTGAAAATTTTTGACAAATATCCAAAATTTTTGTTCTTAGCAGCCCCAGGTTTGATTTTACAAAGACTTACCACGGCAGAACCCGATGATTCACAACTTGAAGTTGCTATCATCTCTCTTAAGCATGCCCTGGAAATTTTCAAGACGTCTGATGTTGACGATTTGAAAAATGAAGAGTATAACACAAACAAAAAGGTAAATTACGAAGCCGAGTTTCTTGGTTGAAAGAAAAGAAAAACCACCAGTTAGCAGATAGGCATAAGCCAAAAAGCTTGTTAATCCAAATTTTTCAACACCAATATGATGTAAATGATACCTGTCTGCTTTAAATGGATTCTTTCCAAGTAGCAGCCTCCTCATAAAAGAGGAGGTTATTTCATACAATGGATAACCATAATAAACCAAAAACTGT
It encodes:
- the dnaG gene encoding DNA primase — protein: MIKRQIIELVKEKNDIVEVVSEYVNLQKVGANYRGLCPFHLETSPSFYVSPAKNMYHCFGCGASGDVVKFVQEIENISYTEAVKKLAERAGVDIDIDEEDEKRRLYYSFYKLLHQEYLNSLRKSSNVIEYLYKRGFSEREISLYEFGYSPINSYFPQKVAKSLGISKEDLQAFGFLNTDPFSGRIIIPIKDDYGRIIAFGGRLVGEGVPKYINSQDTMIFKKSWILFLFDQAREYIKNVDYVVICEGYFDALAFHRAGIKNTVATLGTALTRAHILKLKKYTKNILLAFDNDAAGVKATLKSIEMILNEGFNVAIANFREGKDADEIYQKSGSKELIKALEESISPEIFVVERLSRKYDLSNPNGINTFLQSLSNWNRIFSYNPVSTDKFYEAIAKVIHVDKDKLMEMMKLSKEKVGKTRKDYSNQVKNSHAEDRKTKIATTEDYLIYIYYNYPEIFKTINFNPDILDGKAKEFFLIAKDLNVSLEQLSKDMAQFVKEAIERIDMDVDDKVLEYIKKDIEIRSLEKRIGEIDELIKKSKSEDEKKILLKARIELIKQKEKIKRSSL
- the rpsI gene encoding 30S ribosomal protein S9, with the protein product MANVYMGTGRRKTSTARVYLKPGSGKIEINGKQYSDFNEYFENKVWTLHAIEPLKMFGLENNFDVLIRVNGGGKNGQAGAVRLGLARALVSYNPDLRKMLRDKGFLTRDPRMVERKKYGLKKSRRAPQFSKR
- the rplM gene encoding 50S ribosomal protein L13; its protein translation is MARPFPVQKTSFPKVEKKWYLVDATDKPLGRLATRIALLLQGKNEPTWSPHLDNGNFVVVINADKVKLTGKKLNQKVYYHHSGYPGGLKSQTARQLIEKYPERVVELAVKRMMPKTILGRHQFKRLKVYAGENHPHTAQKPEKIELL
- a CDS encoding ECF transporter S component, translating into MKKSTTRIATIGIMSALATGLMFLEFPIFPAVNFLKYDPSDILPLLAGFIFGLSDGILVLAIKDLMFYLLKSADIVGIIMNFVAGASYLLPTVLTYRWRKNRVFEIIAYINGVFIATGVMMLLNMIVVPVYWKISFEDTLKLLPWIAGFNAIKFSIDSVVNAFIRKRVEKIFEG
- the rpmA gene encoding 50S ribosomal protein L27, translating into MMRINIQLFAKASGAGRNGRDSNPKYLGVKRFDGQKVAAGNIIIRQRGTKFWPGQNVGMGRDFTLFALKDGIVKFITKNNRKYVVVVEE
- a CDS encoding ribosomal-processing cysteine protease Prp, with amino-acid sequence MIKCKFFVSDGIFKEFQISGHAQYNVKGKDIVCAAVSTVTQHTAKALKKEGALVDIKDGYLKVWNIPNCALSQRFAAELLETLKDLAEQFSNYIHLEVNDDAH
- the rplU gene encoding 50S ribosomal protein L21; translation: MYAIVESGGKQYKVEVGGLLHTEKITGVAQGEQVTLDKVVMLKTDDGKVLVGKPYLRNVVVTGTVVEHARARKILVGQFIPRKGHKTIKGHRQWYTTVKIEKIEIK
- a CDS encoding stage V sporulation protein S, which encodes MEILKVSSKSNPNKVAGAIVGSLKKNGRVEIQAIGAGAVNQASKALAIARRFLEQEKLDLYAVPAFIEIQIGNEARTGISFKVYMKE
- a CDS encoding DUF1385 domain-containing protein, which codes for MKVGGQAVIDGVLMMGKKIVVAVRKHDGSVEVLNLGVSNNAKRWMKIPFLRGLFSLFYSLYFGIKAINLSAEISSDEKMKKSESFFSILLSIALAIGLFIVVPAYLTRWFGFKDNEILFSIVDGFVRLGIFLVYVYIISLFKDVKDVFRYHGAEHKAVHVYEHGEELTVENARKYSTIHPRCGTNFVMIFLVIAIVIHSLFGLLGPLNMLKRILLRIFVLPIIAGVSYELLKIFDKYPKFLFLAAPGLILQRLTTAEPDDSQLEVAIISLKHALEIFKTSDVDDLKNEEYNTNKKVNYEAEFLG